Proteins from a genomic interval of Equus quagga isolate Etosha38 chromosome 13, UCLA_HA_Equagga_1.0, whole genome shotgun sequence:
- the LOC124251183 gene encoding N-formyl peptide receptor 2-like — protein METNFSIPLNGSGEEPHEPPGYAVVNILSLVVLGITFVLGILGNGLVIWVTGFRMARTVTTLCYLNLAIADFSFSATIPFLMVSMAMREQWPFGWFLCKLVDSVVDINLFGSVFLIAFIALDRCICVLHPVWAQNHRTVGLATKLIIGPWVLAVLLTFQIFIFVTTVKDEKGNTYCTFYFRSWGNTMEERIKVFITVMTTRGIIRFIIGFSMPMSIIAICYGLIAAKMHKKAMIKSNRTLRVLTAVVASFFLCWFPFQLLALLDTVWIKEIYFGGKYKIIAVLLIPTSSLAFFNSCLNPILYVFVGRDFRKRLIHSLPASLERALSEDSAQTTDTTTKSSSSPAEVQLQAM, from the coding sequence ATGGAAACCAACTTCTCCATCCCTCTGAATGGATCTGGTGAGGAGCCCCATGAGCCTCCTGGCTACGCTGTTGTGAATATCCTCTCATTGGTGGTGCTTGGGATCACTTTTGTCCTCGGCATCCTGGGCAACGGGCTTGTGATCTGGGTGACTGGATTCCGGATGGCACGCACAGTCACCACCCTCTGTTACCTGAACCTGGCCATAGCTGACTTCTCTTTCAGTGCTACTATTCCATTCCTCATGGTCTCAATGGCCATGAGAGAGCAATGGCCTTTTGGCTGGTTCCTATGCAAGTTAGTTGACAGTGTGGTGGACATCAACCTGTTTGGAAGTGTCTTCCTAATTGCTTTCATTGCTCTAGACCGCTGTATTTGTGTCCTGCATCCCGTCTGGGCCCAGAACCACCGCACTGTAGGTCTGGCTACAAAGCTGATCATTGGACCCTGGGTTCTTGCTGTACTCCTTAccttccaaattttcattttcgTGACTACAGTAAAGGATGAGAAAGGGAATACATACTGTACTTTCTACTTTAGATCCTGGGGTAACACCATGGAAGAGAGGATTAAGGTGTTCATCACCGTGATGACAACCAGAGGGATCATCCGGTTTATCATTGGCTTCAGTATGCCGATGTCCATCATCGCTATCTGCTATGGGCTCATTGCTGCCAAGATGCACAAAAAAGCTATGATAAAATCCAATCGTACCTTACGGGTCCTCACTGCTGttgtggcttctttctttctctgttggtTCCCCTTTCAACTGCTGGCCCTTCTGGACACAGTCTGgatcaaagaaatatattttggtggTAAGTACAAAATCATTGCTGTCCTGCTTATCCCAACGAGCTCCCTGGCCTTCTTTAACAGCTGCCTCAACCCAATACTCTATGTCTTCGTGGGTCGAGACTTCCGAAAGAGACTGATCCACTCCCTGCCAGCCAGTCTGGAGAGGGCCCTGAGTGAGGACTCAGCCCAGACCACTGACACAACAACCAAATCTTCTTCATCCCCTGCAGAAGTCCAGCTACAGGCAATGTAA